From a single Oceanobacillus kimchii X50 genomic region:
- a CDS encoding undecaprenyldiphospho-muramoylpentapeptide beta-N-acetylglucosaminyltransferase, which yields MKNYKRILFTGGGTAGHVIVNLALIPYYQDRGWEIDYIGSYNGIERDLISPLDGVTYYPISTGKLRRYMSKENFKDPFKVLKGTMQAYRIIGKRKPSIVFSKGGFVSVPVVAAAKLRGVPSIIHESDYTPGLANKLSIPFTKRVLATFQETMQFLPENKASYVGAVIRDELFTGNREIGLKISSLKGSKPVLLVMGGSGGSEKINQTIRQSLTKLLDEFEIIHICGKGKVDHSLQMDGYVQFEYINDQLKDIFAATDLVVSRAGSNAIFEFLALRLPMLLIPLSKEASRGDQIINANSFKEKNYARVLQEEELTEQTLVEHLLELSKAAPVIRDEMKKYKSEQSLLSVTEIIDDVMK from the coding sequence ATGAAAAATTATAAACGAATTTTATTTACAGGTGGCGGCACAGCAGGACATGTTATCGTTAATTTAGCACTTATACCTTACTATCAAGATCGAGGTTGGGAAATTGATTACATTGGCTCTTACAACGGAATAGAAAGAGATTTAATTTCTCCATTAGATGGGGTGACTTATTACCCAATATCTACAGGGAAATTACGAAGATATATGTCCAAAGAAAATTTCAAGGACCCGTTTAAAGTACTTAAAGGTACTATGCAAGCATATCGCATAATTGGTAAACGTAAACCATCGATTGTATTTTCAAAGGGTGGGTTTGTGTCTGTACCCGTAGTTGCAGCTGCAAAACTTAGAGGTGTACCATCGATTATTCATGAATCAGATTATACTCCAGGTTTAGCTAATAAATTATCAATTCCTTTTACTAAAAGAGTATTGGCTACTTTTCAAGAAACCATGCAATTTTTGCCGGAAAATAAAGCTTCTTATGTAGGAGCAGTTATTCGAGATGAATTATTTACAGGAAATCGTGAAATTGGATTAAAGATTAGTAGTCTAAAAGGGAGTAAACCAGTTTTACTCGTTATGGGAGGAAGTGGTGGATCTGAAAAAATTAATCAGACTATTCGCCAGTCCTTAACTAAACTATTAGATGAATTCGAAATTATTCATATATGTGGTAAAGGGAAGGTTGATCATTCCTTACAAATGGATGGCTATGTTCAGTTTGAATATATTAATGATCAATTGAAAGATATATTTGCTGCAACCGATCTAGTCGTCTCTCGAGCGGGTTCTAATGCTATTTTTGAGTTTTTAGCATTACGTTTGCCGATGTTACTTATTCCTTTATCGAAAGAGGCTAGTCGAGGAGATCAAATTATAAATGCGAATTCTTTTAAAGAAAAGAACTATGCTAGAGTATTGCAGGAAGAAGAACTTACTGAACAAACATTAGTAGAACATCTTTTAGAACTGAGTAAAGCTGCACCTGTTATTCGAGATGAAATGAAAAAATATAAAAGTGAGCAATCGCTCCTATCAGTAACTGAAATTATCGATGATGTCATGAAATAA
- a CDS encoding Ger(x)C family spore germination protein has protein sequence MKKILFLLPTCVIFLASCIPPTQELESLAVINARGVDRLDNGDIETTLLVYRFDQQTPQNFTTVSGVGRTLKGARETAANNINFRASPGQINTEIYGYETAERGILHFMNGLVRDSRVSDTMNIAISTESAKNILTEENKTNIDIGNFLESLINKEVDEGTLPSASLYTFSNTYGTPGHDPVLPLLDTMDGRPNLIGIGYFQKDRIVASGDMTEATILNTLKTTIKNTPLEITVPIEPFVDSIYHPDGSDKSELTVELTVVKGKSNIKLLDINQPLFEVNTKIRADINETSIIMAFSEEKTIHRLEAEIEKKLVSLLNGILDKSKEHLIDPIGFGRYYRINKPSGLLTDEEWKEILPDIQVDFNIDIDIENYGTIM, from the coding sequence ATGAAAAAAATACTGTTTCTTTTACCAACCTGTGTTATTTTTTTAGCTTCCTGTATTCCTCCAACACAAGAATTAGAAAGTCTAGCTGTTATCAATGCACGTGGAGTTGACCGATTAGATAATGGTGATATTGAAACCACTTTATTAGTATATCGTTTTGACCAACAGACTCCCCAGAATTTCACTACTGTATCTGGAGTAGGTAGAACATTAAAGGGAGCTAGAGAAACAGCAGCAAATAATATCAACTTTAGAGCCAGTCCAGGACAGATAAACACAGAAATATATGGATATGAAACAGCTGAAAGAGGGATACTTCATTTCATGAATGGACTTGTTCGTGATTCAAGGGTATCAGATACAATGAATATTGCTATTAGCACAGAAAGCGCAAAAAATATTCTCACTGAAGAAAATAAGACAAATATTGATATTGGAAACTTTCTCGAAAGCCTCATTAATAAAGAAGTCGACGAAGGAACATTACCTAGTGCTTCATTATATACTTTTTCCAATACTTATGGAACACCAGGACATGATCCGGTATTACCATTACTTGATACGATGGACGGACGCCCAAATCTAATTGGAATTGGATATTTTCAAAAAGACAGAATTGTGGCTTCGGGAGATATGACAGAAGCAACTATATTAAATACATTGAAGACGACCATTAAGAATACCCCACTCGAAATTACTGTCCCTATTGAACCTTTTGTTGATTCAATCTATCACCCAGATGGTTCAGATAAAAGTGAACTTACTGTAGAATTAACAGTAGTTAAAGGGAAAAGTAATATCAAGCTACTTGATATAAACCAGCCTCTTTTTGAGGTGAACACGAAAATTCGAGCAGACATCAATGAAACTTCAATAATAATGGCATTTAGTGAAGAGAAAACTATCCATCGTCTAGAAGCTGAAATAGAAAAAAAGCTTGTGTCCCTATTAAACGGTATATTAGATAAATCAAAAGAACATTTAATCGATCCTATTGGCTTCGGCCGTTACTATAGAATAAATAAACCAAGTGGACTTCTTACTGATGAAGAATGGAAAGAGATTTTGCCTGACATTCAGGTGGATTTTAATATTGATATTGATATCGAAAACTACGGTACAATTATGTAA
- a CDS encoding GerAB/ArcD/ProY family transporter yields the protein MDINVRVKPNLKINTYYLFFIITFIQIGVGLLGLPQILYEHARQDAWISLLIGLVYLFIIMYVMVIILRQYSNADILGIQVDIFGKWIGKFLGTIFIIHFAIALFTIVITYAQIIRVFMFPTLHPFVTGLLLAVLMITGVLGGLKVIVGVTFVFFFSSIWLLLLLIPATVHLDYTHYLPLFQASLPELLEGARATTYSYIGFEILLLIFPFLENKKTVLKTSLISAVWTTMVLLITTMIAIGFFSAEQLLRRDWSLLALFKIANITFIERFDFILVAEWIMVLVPNMMLLMWAITFGLKRLYRIPQKATLYISSILILIGSIMVTDHYSIQRVINFSSQLGFWLIFVYPLVLLPIVLIKSHLRKKNRRIKA from the coding sequence GTGGATATTAACGTAAGAGTTAAACCAAATTTAAAAATAAATACATACTACTTGTTCTTTATTATTACCTTTATCCAGATTGGCGTAGGGTTATTAGGTCTTCCGCAAATTTTGTATGAGCACGCTAGACAGGATGCTTGGATTTCTCTACTAATAGGGCTTGTATATCTATTCATTATTATGTACGTTATGGTGATTATTTTAAGACAATACTCAAATGCTGATATTTTGGGAATACAAGTCGATATATTTGGAAAATGGATTGGTAAGTTTTTAGGTACTATTTTTATTATCCATTTTGCTATCGCACTTTTCACCATCGTAATTACGTATGCTCAAATTATACGTGTGTTTATGTTTCCAACTTTACATCCTTTTGTAACTGGATTACTATTAGCAGTTTTAATGATTACCGGTGTACTAGGGGGACTTAAAGTAATTGTCGGAGTCACATTTGTATTTTTCTTCAGTTCAATTTGGTTATTGCTCCTATTAATACCTGCAACCGTTCATCTCGATTACACACATTATTTACCTTTATTTCAAGCATCGTTGCCTGAACTATTAGAAGGAGCAAGAGCTACTACCTATTCATATATTGGATTTGAAATTTTGTTGTTAATCTTTCCTTTTTTGGAAAACAAGAAAACCGTATTAAAAACAAGTCTTATCTCTGCAGTTTGGACGACTATGGTTTTATTGATCACCACAATGATTGCAATAGGATTTTTTAGTGCTGAACAACTATTACGCAGAGATTGGTCTTTACTGGCATTATTCAAAATTGCAAACATTACCTTTATAGAACGTTTTGATTTTATTCTCGTGGCAGAATGGATTATGGTACTTGTTCCAAATATGATGTTACTGATGTGGGCAATCACATTTGGATTAAAGCGATTGTACCGTATACCGCAAAAAGCGACGCTCTATATTAGTTCTATCCTTATTCTGATTGGTTCAATTATGGTAACAGACCATTACTCTATTCAACGGGTTATTAATTTCTCCTCTCAATTAGGGTTTTGGCTAATATTTGTTTATCCATTGGTATTACTACCTATCGTTCTTATAAAATCACATTTGAGAAAGAAAAACAGGAGGATAAAAGCATGA
- a CDS encoding spore germination protein: MKKVGSKKNNPFPLTIEELKKILNKQYAYSSDLSFTVYEHEEQKIAVFYIQFSVDEMKLENYLLETLLNTEEQLTNQLALKRVPLSDGGEYNNFESILDYLIQGHVFVYFETENSVLGYSIPNKIIRNLETTETESLVLGPKVAFTESLSTNINIIRYGLKSKDLVMEKHIIGRRDPREVRLIYVRSIANDTDINTFRQRIKALEVDFIDDTSVLTQYLEDNSTTVFPQFLITELPDRLIYNLSRGKIGVLSENSPNAIIAPSTFFSFFESTEDIYMRWNSASFIRILRFISFFISTLLTPLYVAAVTFHYEIVPTPVLITLGESRAAVPFPPIFEALFLELMIELLREAGARLPTKVGQTIGIVGGVVIGTAAVEAGITSNVLVIIVALSALASFTTPNYIMGTTARIIRFPMIIFAGLLGLIGIVFCTSILLIHLIKLTSLGRPYFSPVYPFRWKDFNKSLFRSKPDMQQERFISYRPKDKYRFKKIKKGLKKDIDE; this comes from the coding sequence AATAAACAATATGCATATTCTTCTGATCTTAGCTTTACCGTTTATGAGCATGAAGAGCAGAAAATTGCCGTATTCTATATACAATTTTCAGTAGATGAAATGAAACTGGAAAATTACTTATTGGAAACACTATTAAATACAGAAGAACAATTAACGAACCAATTAGCTTTAAAGCGAGTACCTCTAAGCGATGGAGGAGAATACAACAATTTTGAAAGCATACTAGATTATTTGATTCAAGGACATGTATTTGTATATTTTGAAACTGAAAACAGTGTACTTGGGTATTCTATACCGAATAAAATTATTCGTAACCTTGAAACAACTGAGACAGAATCTCTCGTATTAGGTCCAAAGGTCGCTTTTACAGAATCACTTTCCACGAATATTAATATTATTCGTTACGGATTAAAATCAAAAGACTTAGTAATGGAAAAGCATATTATTGGAAGAAGAGATCCACGTGAAGTTCGGCTTATCTATGTACGATCGATTGCCAATGATACAGATATCAATACGTTTAGACAACGAATTAAAGCATTAGAAGTAGATTTCATAGATGATACATCCGTACTTACTCAATATTTAGAGGATAATTCTACAACTGTATTTCCACAATTTCTAATTACAGAATTACCAGACCGATTAATTTATAACTTGTCTCGTGGAAAAATTGGTGTATTATCTGAAAATAGTCCAAATGCGATTATTGCTCCCTCTACATTTTTTAGTTTTTTTGAGTCAACAGAAGATATCTATATGCGTTGGAACAGCGCCTCCTTCATTCGTATCTTAAGGTTTATATCCTTCTTCATATCGACACTGCTTACACCTTTATACGTTGCCGCAGTTACATTTCATTATGAAATTGTGCCAACACCAGTACTAATTACTTTGGGAGAATCACGTGCTGCAGTACCTTTTCCACCTATATTTGAGGCTTTATTCTTAGAATTAATGATTGAACTATTGAGAGAGGCCGGTGCCCGGCTTCCAACTAAAGTTGGTCAAACTATCGGTATCGTAGGTGGTGTAGTAATTGGAACAGCTGCTGTAGAAGCAGGAATCACAAGTAATGTACTAGTTATTATTGTTGCATTAAGTGCTCTGGCTTCATTTACCACACCTAACTATATTATGGGTACTACTGCACGAATCATCCGCTTTCCAATGATTATTTTCGCAGGATTACTTGGATTAATTGGAATCGTGTTTTGTACTAGTATCCTACTCATACATTTAATAAAGCTAACATCATTAGGTAGACCTTATTTCTCCCCTGTTTATCCATTTCGATGGAAAGATTTTAATAAATCACTATTTCGCAGTAAACCAGACATGCAACAAGAAAGATTTATTTCTTATCGACCAAAGGACAAATATCGTTTTAAAAAAATTAAAAAAGGATTAAAGAAAGATATAGACGAGTAG